A stretch of Planococcus citri chromosome 5, ihPlaCitr1.1, whole genome shotgun sequence DNA encodes these proteins:
- the LOC135848883 gene encoding acyl-coenzyme A thioesterase 9, mitochondrial-like, whose translation MLKLVKLQLIRKTIRAPNAQIAQAISNYYCTDGTHVQPPVLSNQKVKQLRDKMMELMGISRGYQPLSFNQNRNHLLQYLPSSQNELPTRCMQDSFDDALIPLSTDYDLQDKYVTYLGYIRLGRVMEDMDFFAVWCAMKHLKNPKQPVDQPTPYVIVTVLVDEVQFTQIIPKPNKDIRISGKVTWAGSTSMEVTVWLEQDIEGTWQRITCAVFVMVARNSTNTGPAFVNKLIPNGEREIATYKGAEARALRRKTEKIGNLINKQPTPDEQTLIHDLFIRTVDLTDPLLGRRKLPEGCIWVEDTTMVTNIFSHPEDRNFHNKIFGGFLMRQALELGWLTAYQHSKHRPALRYINDISFKQPVNVGSLLRLTGQVVYTEQHFLQIVVNCEVLDHMSGKTTTTNSFHYTFEANNIVNSVVPHSYHEAMMYIDGRRHFTHAIQSTK comes from the exons ATGTTAAAGCTTGTCAAATTGCAGTTGATTCGTAAAACCATCAG AGCTCCAAATGCACAAATTGCTCAAGCCATATCAAATTATTATTGTACCGATGGCACTCATGTGCAACCGCCGGTACTTTCCAATCAGAAAGTTAAACAAC TTCGCGACAAAATGATGGAATTGATGGGTATAAGCAGAGGGTATCAACCGTTGAGCTTTAACCAGAATCGTAATcatttattgcaatatttaCCCTCGTCTCAAAACGAATTACCTACTCGATGCATGCAG GACAGCTTCGACGATGCTCTAATTCCATTGAGTACCGATTACGATTTACAAGATAAATACGTAACGTATTTGGGATACATAAGATTAGGAAGAGTTATGGAAGATATGGATTTCTTCGCAG tttggTGTGCTatgaaacacttgaaaaatccGAAACAGCCCGTAGATCAACCTACTCCTTACGTTATCGTAACCGTTCTCGTGGACGAAGTACAATTCACTCAAATTATACCAAAG CccaacaaagacatcagaattTCTGGCAAAGTGACATGGGCAGGTAGTACATCGATGGAGGTGACCGTATGGTTGGAACAAGATATCGAAGGCACTTGGCAGCGTATAACCTGCGCCGTATTCGTAATGGTGGCTCGAAATTCGACCAATACAGGCCCAgcttttgtaaataaattaataCCGAATGGCGAACGAGAAATAGCAACTTATAAAGGAGCCGAAG CTCGAGCATTACGTCGCAAGacggaaaaaattggaaatttaataaataaacaaCCGACGCCGGACGAACAAACGCTAATTCACGATTTATTCATTCGTACCGTCGATTTGACTGATCCGTTACTGGGCAGAAGAAAACTACCTGAGGGATGCATTTGGGTTGAGGATACAACCATGGTTACTAATATATTTTCTCATCCTGAG GATAGAAATTTCCATAACAAAATATTCGGAGGATTTTTAATGAGACAAGCTTTGGAGCTCGGATGGCTGACTGCCTATCAACATAG CAAACACAGACCTGCTCTTCGGTACATAAATGACATTTCATTCAAGCAACCGGTAAACGTAGGTTCCCTTTTGAGACTCACAGGACAA GTGGTTTATACGGAACAGCATTTCCTTCAAATTGTCGTTAATTGCGAAGTACTCGATCACATGAGCGGTAAAACCACTACTActaattcatttcattatacCTTCGAAGCGAATAACATAGTCAATAGCGTTGTTCCTCATTCCTATCACG AAGCAATGATGTACATCGATGGTAGAAGGCATTTCACTCATGCAATCCAAAGTACCAAATAA
- the LOC135849203 gene encoding uncharacterized protein LOC135849203 — translation MDIILPENVFDLRLESRSDSATNLFACLGPENMSDNGIQATLNDTDADTVDEHADQTELLSSTVETTAEDFNTRELFQSGTEDDNETQISSETRVNEFLPTIIDIRGACDDSSNPETSRTNAVDETIAANENDVACVIDDADGADTHTISDTEEPSNCDNTNNKSDTILNSNVVIKQEPRDEDVDNDCMLVDSNDIGTCFTSEIEIKEERINEDNDDEVYCVETTSKIPLPIPIKIEANLDNDNEVSPSKPVKAKKSGKKTDSSSSSSKNTSTKLYSSAYRCHLCNTTFQEHELLNEHMKLHRNNSLIERYNKVYGTKTTRKNSKYICRTCGKRLSTGQSLTQHMMIHNNEKPHVCPICKKDFRHLSNFKMHVQKHKEEDEQRRRQREKQKQMAKAPPLPLPAPADRSVARSADFGRLVGPLFVKESLLKGSSSSEISRPMITPKTEYRKPFELKYTTKPSRHENAKENLIYYKKITPSSTSSYDEKYSRARKFNDDIGDDVIPLKTFNNVENIVMNATKLIVKVDNLDPNLLKKKIKTPDISIDKSATSVHNVTADRKRKIQISPSSEGAKRLKIDQIENIIMDSGDATSASALDHADDNESNDNFDFPSYYDDDDDDDVGASSAGPAKQETLTTNELFELLNDDRDSRDASTDHQTTSPTKTSSLVADELAKIVSSPVKSTPPKSSNVIVLKSPSPRKPVACKPSPIPVVNPPVPGSSIRESAAKPQTLVETPARMLASPLRSVKSIDLTKDTPPKEAQNKAMNLIDDDDADEDDMLVDKCDMYDNAFRNVALRRLTLIRKKASQNGGKVENKYLLGPLFWRKALRKAQRNQLTREPAMTLHEAKLAYKRMNAMKFGKQDTRRTNDPAKLQQRAELKLQYILGRVKVMSDVNHLNLAGPLFWKRTLKLAGIHDPNDLKRLLVDDGLTINDVEFVTTKVTEPSSVESSTTSTTIIPTPTADMNGDVTIIDDDDSSNSNSIANAITSIAPSVAVINTNINSVASSVPRNTLVSLPSPLLSSSISDSEEKSPVALTGSDFLENIVVQRKPSQPITNGGHNSIVDGILNDDLLKPKVLEKPIITTTPVLTKSSPLSSVQVLKTIADSTKEPVQRTVTKAESILYDSLTKPRGTAPSIVSPTSTRSAETFDDISRTKPESCSLLNTSKLKPSMGPIIKRNTPIVSAATTASRSLLTSSTNWTTNTTKKTSSRASTSTTTRITRQLSPPPVQSRLAPALVTSAPEMDNRVVSLITSSTTTPSAPASAAVSVVADTAEHHQIEVPDSTTALEAGGNIILNVDSADFQLIADSKNENGQETNYVLVSDGNGGVQLIKENDFRLLEDAGATSNASHYIVNVPNEENFGNFDLMSNAAGGANGEQLAYIQLDNENFTTLQFIQDAADVALEDPLTDAAAAIADKQKMITGEKNVTIGGTNYVIAADPSADLNHIGKELSDFLHIDYGTLLKNDNQHQQT, via the exons ATGGATATAATTCTGCCGGAAAATGTATTCGATTTAAGATTAGAATCGCGTAGTGATTCGGCTACAAATTTATTCGCTTGTTTGGGACCGGAAAACATGAGCGATAATGGTATTCAAGCTACGTTAAACGATACGGATGCTGACACTGTTGACGAACACGCCGACCAAACTGAATTACTTTCTAGTACCGTAGAAACTACCGCAGAAGACTTTAACACCAGAGAACTATTTCAATCCGGTACCGAAGACGATAACGAAACGCAGATTTCTTCCGAAACTCGAGTCAACGAATTTTTACCAACTATAATCGATATTCGTGGCGCTTGTGACGATTCTTCGAATCCAGAAACTTCGCGAACTAATGCGGTTGATGAAACTATCGCtgcaaatgaaaatgatgtagCGTGCGTTATCGATGACGCTGACGGTGCTGATACTCATACGATTAGCGACACCGAAGAACCTTCCAATTGTGATAATACTAATAATAAATCG GATACGATTTTGAATTCGAACGTAGTAATTAAGCAAGAACCACGCGACGAGGACGTTGATAACGATTGC atgtTGGTCGACTCGAACGATATTGGTACTTGTTTCACTTCggaaattgaaatcaaagaaGAACGAATCAACGAG GATAATGATGATGAAGTTTACTGCGTAGAAACCACTTCAAAGATACCTTTACCAATACCGATTAAAATCGAAGCCAATTTAGATAACGATAACGAG GTATCCCCATCGAAGCCGGTAAAAGCTAAAAAATCAGGCAAAAAAACCGACTCTAGCTCATCAAGCTCTAAAAACACGTCGACCAAGTTGTATTCGTCCGCATATAGGTGTCATCTGTGTAATACCACGTTTCAAGAGCACGAGTTGCTCAACGAGCACATGAAATTACACCGAAACAATAGTCTGATCGAGCGATACAATAAAGTATACGGCACTAAAACAACGCGTAAAAACTCCAAATACATCTGCCGTACTTGCGGAAAACGTTTAAGCACCGGACAATCGCTTACGCAGCACATGATGATTCACAATAACGAAAAACCTCACGTTTgtccaatttgtaaaaaagattTCAGACATCTgtccaatttcaaaatgcacGTACAGAAGCACAAAGAGGAGGACGAGCAACGACGTAGACAACGTGAAAAGCAGAAACAAATGGCCAAAGCACCCCCTTTACCGTTACCAGCGCCGGCTGATAGAAGTGTCGCTCGATCGGCCGATTTCGGTAGACTAGTCGGGCCTTTATTCGTTAAAGAATCTTTGCTGAAGGGTTCTTCGTCTTCGGAAATCTCTCGACCGATGATTACGCCTAAAACCGAGTACCGTAAACCGTTCGAGCTGAAATATACGACGAAACCGTCACGACACGAAAACGCTAAAGAGAATTTGATATATTATAAAAAGATAACGCCATCGTCGACGTCTTCGTACGACGAGAAGTATTCTCGAGCGAGAAAATTCAACGACGATATCGGCGACGACGTTATACCATTGAAGACTTTCAACAACGTCGAGAATATCGTCATGAACGCTACTAAATTAATCGTTAAAGTGGATAACTTGGATCCGAATTTACTtaagaagaaaatcaaaacgCCGGATATAAGTATAGATAAATCAGCTACTTCTGTACATAATGTGACCGCTGATCGTAAacgtaaaatacaaatttcacctTCGTCCGAAGGCGCTAAACGTTTAAAAATAGATCAGATCGAGAATATCATTATGGATTCCGGCGATGCGACTTCGGCGTCTGCGCTAGATCACGCAGACGATAACGAATCCaacgataattttgattttccgtcgtattacgacgacgacgacgacgatgacgttgGTGCCAGTAGCGCTGGTCCAGCCAAACAAGAAACTTTAACCACCAATGAATTATTCGAATTGCTTAACGACGATCGTGATAGTAGAGATGCGTCTACAGATCACCAAACCACGAGTCCTACAAAAACAAGTTCTCTAGTCGCCGACGAATTAGCCAAAATTGTTTCCTCTCCGGTGAAATCGACGCCACCTAAATCATCCAACGTGATCGTATTGAAGAGCCCGTCGCCTCGTAAACCTGTAGCATGTAAACCGTCGCCAATTCCTGTAGTTAATCCACCTGTTCCAGGATCGTCGATACGTGAATCTGCGGCGAAACCTCAAACACTGGTAGAAACTCCTGCTCGAATGCTAGCTTCACCTTTGCGTTCGGTTAAAAGTATCGATTTAACCAAAGATACTCCTCCGAAGGAGGCGCAAAATAAAGCGATGAATTTAATCGACGATGACGATGCGGACGAAGATGATATGCTAGTGGATAAATGTGATATGTACGATAACGCTTTTCGTAACGTTGCCTTGAGACGATTAACGTTGATTCGCAAGAAAGCATCTCAAAACGGAGGTAAAGTAGAAAACAAATATCTACTTGGTCCGTTGTTTTGGCGCAAAGCTCTGCGTAAAGCTCAACGTAATCAGTTGACCAGAGAACCGGCTATGACGTTGCACGAGGCGAAGCTCGCGTATAAACGTATGAACGCGATGAAATTCGGTAAACAAGACACACGCCGGACGAACGATCCAGCTAAATTACAGCAGAGAGCTGAGCTCAAATTACAGTATATTTTGGGTCGTGTGAAAGTCATGAGCGATGTGAATCATCTCAATCTAGCCGGACCTTTGTTTTGGAAACGTACTCTGAAGTTGGCCGGTATTCACGATCCTAACGACTTGAAACGATTACTAGTCGATGACGGTCTAACCATCAACGATGTTGAATTCGTCACCACCAAAGTTACTGAACCGTCTTCCGTCGAATCGTCGACGACATCGACGACAATTATACCTACGCCGACCGCTGACATGAACGGCGATGTGACGATAATCGACGATGACGACAGCAGTAATAGCAACAGTATAGCTAACGCCATCACCTCTATCGCCCCCTCAGTTGCTGTTATCAACACGAATATTAATTCTGTTGCTTCGAGTGTCCCTAGAAACACGCTCGTTAGTCTACCATCGCCTTTGCTTTCATCTTCGATATCCGATTCGGAGGAAAAGTCACCTGTGGCGTTGACCGGAAGTGATTTCTTAGAGAATATCGTCGTTCAGCGCAAACCATCACAGCCTATAACCAACGGCGGTCATAATAGTATCGTAGACGGTATTCTAAACGACGATTTATTGAAACCGAAAGTTTTAGAAAAACCAATCATAACGACGACTCCAGTCTTGACGAAAAGTTCGCCTTTATCTTCTGTCCAAGTTCTGAAAACGATCGCAGACAGTACCAAAGAACCGGTACAACGAACGGTAACCAAAGCTGAAAGCATATTGTACGATAGTCTGACTAAACCTAGAGGAACGGCACCGTCCATCGTGTCACCGACGAGTACTCGATCTGCGGAAACTTTCGACGATATTTCGCGAACGAAACCCGAATCGTGTTCTTTGCTAAATACTTCGAAACTAAAACCCAGCATGGGTCCGATTATTAAACGCAACACGCCCATCGTCTCCGCCGCCACAACGGCGAGCAGAAGCCTTCTCACGTCGTCGACCAATTGGACGACGAATACGACAAAAAAGACGTCATCTCGCGCTTCCACGTCGACAACTACGAGAATAACGCGACAACTGTCGCCTCCACCGGTTCAAAGTAGACTGGCACCAGCTCTAGTGACTTCGGCGCCCGAAATGGACAATCGAGTCGTGTCGTTGATTACGTCATCGACGACCACGCCGTCTGCTCCGGCTTCGGCAGCCGTTTCAGTGGTCGCAGATACCGCGGAACATCATCAAATCGAAGTACCCGATTCGACTACGGCTCTGGAAGCCGGTGGAAATATCATATTGAACGTCGACTCGGCCGATTTCCAATTGATAGCCGATTCTAAAAACGAAAATGGCCAAGAGACCAATTACGTTTTGGTATCTGACGGTAACGGCGGCGTGCAGCTGATCAAAGAAAACGATTTTCGTCTACTCGAAGACGCCGGAGCTACCTCGAACGCGTCTCATTACATCGTCAACGTTCCGAACGAGGAAAATTTCGGTAATTTTGATCTGATGTCGAACGCTGCCGGTGGCGCCAACGGCGAACAACTCGCCTATATTCAACTGGATAACGAAAACTTCACGACGCTGCAGTTCATTCAAGACGCCGCCGACGTAGCGCTCGAAGATCCGTTGACCGATGCCGCCGCTGCCATCGCTGATAAGCAGAAAATGATAACCGGTGAAAAGAACGTCACGATCGGCGGTACGAATTACGTGATTGCTGCTGATCCTTCGGCCGATCTCAACCACATAGGCAAAGAGTTATCGGATTTTCTACATATCGATTACGGAACTCTGTTGAAAAACGATAATCAGCATCAGCAAACGTAA
- the Msh6 gene encoding DNA mismatch repair protein Msh6 gives MSQKTLFNYFTKSPAVSKKENGVQNGISTPPSSKTPESKKVESSKKVNGKADSKTPKSSKKSKTDVETPTSSRKVNGKAGSKTPKSSKKDKTELDTPASSKKRARQNSLGKFSSTPVSKKLKTEEDDAKNEPDIEESPETPPMKKRRRILEELSSEDCDSGDEYVPDKKEESEDESEVSEHESDESPIQTESDDDDDSPKKTKTKKQNGKAPKMFNSSFSSDRPKIPLSATAKELGDENWPHLKLEFLKPEKIRDAKRRPKDDPNYDPKTLLVPEDYKNKLTPGVRQWWELKSQNFDIILFFKVGKFYELYHMDAVIAANELNLTFMKGDFAHVGFPEKAYCRFSATLIEKGYKIARVEQTETPDMMAERCKKTKPTRFDKVVKREICQITSRGTRTFGILEGETKEAESNFLLAIAEKEIDHVSSSYGVCFVDTSIGLFHVGQFVDDRHSSRLRTLMAHYPPVQVLCEKNHLTARTNHVLNTALSGAVKDQLQSDSEFWSASRTLVKLIENYYKDNKLPKELNDFLGEDGSVNMICSDESELGVRALGAVVWCLQRCLIDYKILTMGRFSVYEPIDLESPAKILDNQKIIDSFNKHMVLDAVTLKNLDVLENSMGGVHGSLLHKLDNCCTPFGKRLLQRWICSPLANIQNIKARQDAIHFLRECSVSQEVRSIMSQLPDLERLLSKIHSQGTDGIQENHPETRAILFEEKIYSKRKIIDFISAINGFKTAVKIINLFTNIDTDEMPPLIRQCCRSANESEYGRFPDLTNALDFFENAFDANEAQKEGRIMPNPGTDSDYDEAMDNLKSIENETKDYLKKQSAYFGCKVGFFGSDKRRFQLEIPDSACKRAKEGYELVSQRKGYKRYHTPETREFYDRIVAAEEQKINVLKNLAERIFSRFSGRFEEWNAALQCLSVLDVLLSFAEYCKNENETCVPEFVPIAVDDQPFVKLIDGHYPCSTGDDVFIPNSTLVGVDDAEKRNATLLLVTGPNMGGKSTLMRQLGLIVIMAHMGCHVPAVQLKLTLVDRVFTRLGANDDIMAGESTFYVELCETSSILQHASKHSLVLIDELGRGTSTYDGTAIASAVLNELCNVKCRTLFSTHYHSLVEYFKNNENVALGHMSCMVENEAEDDAEGSEETVTFLYKFAQGACPKSYGFNAARLAGMPKHITQVGSRRAKQLENEVHKRRSFKKLFQSELDSVQELIAAL, from the exons ATGTCGCAGAAAACGCTATTCAATTATTTCACCAAATCTCCGGCAGTCTCCAAGAAGGAGAACGGCGTTCAGAATGGTATTTCAACGCCGCCGAGCAGCAAAACTCCCGAATCGAAAAAAGTAGAATCGAGTAAGAAAGTGAATGGCAAAGCTGACAGTAAAACTCCTAAATCATCGAAGAAAAGTAAAACCGACGTTGAGACACCCACATCGAGTAGGAAGGTGAATGGTAAAGCTGGCAGTAAAACTCCTAAATCATCGAAGAAAGATAAAACCGAACTTGATACACCTGCGTCGAGTAAAAAAAGAGCGAGGCAAAATTCGCTCGGAAAGTTCAGTTCGACTCCTGTCAGCAAGAAATTAAAGACCGAAGAAG ATGATGCTAAAAATGAACCCGATATCGAAGAGAGTCCCGAAACACCTCCGATGAAAAAGCGCAGACGAATTCTAGAAGAATTATCTAGCGAAGATTGTGATTCCGGTGATGAATACGTACCAG ATAAAAAGGAAGAATCGGAAGATGAAAGCGAAGTATCGGAACACGAAAGTGACGAATCTCCTATTCAAACTGAAtcggatgatgatgatgattcgCCGAAAAAA ACTAAAACCAAAAAACAGAATGGAAAAGCTCCTAAAATGTTCAACAGTTCGTTTTCATCGGATAGACCGAAAATTCCACTTTCTGCAACTGCGAAAGAA CTTGGAGACGAAAACTGGCCTCATCTCAAGTTAGAGTTCTTGAAACCGGAAAAAATACGTGATGCTAAACGGAGACCGAAAGATGATCCGAATTACGACCCTAAGACTTTACTCGTTCCAGaagattataaaaataaattgactcCG GGTGTCAGACAATGGTGGGAATTGAAATCGCAGAATTTcgatattatattatttttcaaagtcgGTAAATTTTACGAATTATACCATATGGATGCTGTGATCGCTGCTAATGAATTAAATTTGACGTTTATGAAG GGTGATTTTGCTCATGTTGGTTTCCCTGAGAAAGCTTATTGTAGATTCTCAGCCACGTTGATAGAAAAAGGTTATAAAATTGCTCGCGTCGAACAAACCGAAACTCCTGACATGATGGCTGAACGTTGTAAAAAAA CTAAACCAACTAGATTCGATAAAGTTGTTAAGAGAGAAATTTGTCAAATCACATCTCGTGGTACTCGAACTTTCGGTATTCTAGAAGGTGAAACGAAAGAAGCTGAAAGCAATTTCCTTTTAGCTATAGCTGAAAAA gaaattgaTCACGTCTCCTCAAGTTACGGAGTTTGCTTCGTTGACACTTCAATTGGTTTATTCCACGTTGGTCAATTTGTCGATGACAGACATTCGTCTCGTTTGAGAACTCTCATGGCACATTATCCACCTGTTCAA GTTTTATGCGAGAAAAATCACCTCACAGCGAGAACAAACCACGTATTGAATACTGCTTTATCTGGAGCTGTCAAGGATCAGCTGCAATCCGATTCTGAATTCTGGTCCGCTTCTAGAACACTcgtaaaattgatcgaaaattattacaaagATAATAAATTACCCAAAGAGTTGAACGACTTCTTGGGCGAAG atgGCTCCGTAAATATGATATGCAGCGATGAAAGCGAACTCGGCGTTAGAGCCCTGGGTGCCGTTGTGTGGTGCCTACAAAGATGCCTGATTGATTACAAAATACTCACGATGGGTCGGTTTTCTGTTTATGAGCCGATAGATCTTGAGAGTCCGGCTAAAATTCTCGATAACCAGAAAATAATCGACAGTTTTAATAAACATATG GTGTTAGATGCAGTTACCTTGAAAAATCTGGACGTTTTAGAGAATTCCATGGGAGGCGTTCATGGATCATTGTTGCATAAATTGGATAATTGTTGTACTCCTTTTGGCAAAAg gttGTTGCAGCGATGGATTTGCAGCCCTTTGGCAAATATTCAGAATATTAAAGCTCGTCAAGATGCGATTCATTTTCTAAGAGAATGTTCAGTCAGTCAAGAAGTTCGAAGTATTATGTCACAGTTACCGGATTTAGAACGTTTATTGTCCAA GATACACTCTCAAGGTACCGACGGTATTCAAGAAAATCATCCTGAAACACGAGCGATTCTATTCGAagagaaaatttattctaagagaaaaatcattgattttatTTCGGCCATTAATGGCTTTAAGACTGCTGTAAAAATCATTAATCTTTTCACGA ATATCGATACTGATGAAATGCCACCGTTGATTCGACAATGCTGCCGTTCGGCTAATGAAAGTGAATACGGCCGATTTCCTGATCTGACCAAcgctttagatttttttgag aATGCATTTGACGCAAATGAAGCTCAGAAGGAAGGTCGTATTATGCCCAATCCTGGCACAGATTCGGATTACGATGAAGCAATGGATAATCTTAAATCCAtcgaaaacgaaacgaaagatTATTTGAAGAAACAAAGCGCTTATTTTGGATGCAAA GTTGGATTCTTTGGAAGCGATAAAAGAAGGTTTCAATTAGAAATCCCTGATTCAGCGTGTAAAAGAGCTAAAGAAGGATACGAACTTGTATCACAACGAAAAGGATACAAACGATATCATACACCAGAAACCAGG GAATTTTACGATAGAATAGTTGCTGCCgaagaacaaaaaatcaacgttttgaaaaatctagcCGAACgaatattttcacgttttagtggAAG GTTCGAAGAGTGGAATGCTGCGCTGCAATGCTTATCTGTACTCGATGTACTTTTATCCTTCGCCGAATACTgtaagaatgaaaatgaaacttgtGTACCTGAATTTGTTCCTATTGCTGTCGACGATCAA CCATTCGTGAAATTAATCGATGGCCATTATCCGTGTTCAACCGGAGATGACGTATTCATTCCGAATAGCACCCTAGTCGGAGTAGACGATGCTGAAAAAAGAAACGCTACGTTGTTATTAGTCACTGGGCCGAATATGGGTGGTAAATCTACTCTAATGAGGCAACTCGGTCTTATTGTCATCATGGCTCATATG GGCTGTCACGTACCTGCTGTTCAATTGAAACTCACCCTTGTGGATAGAGTTTTCACCCGATTGGGTGCGAATGACGATATAATGGCCGGTGAAAGTACATTCTACGTTGAATTATGCGAAACGAGTTCCATTCTGCAACATGCCTCGAAACATTCGCTCGTTTTAATCGACgaattag gACGAGGTACTTCGACTTACGACGGCACAGCAATCGCTTCTGCGGTGTTAAACGAACTGTGTAATGTTAAATGCCGAACGTTATTCTCCACTCATTACCATTCGCTGgtggaatattttaaaaataatgaaaacgtcGCTCTGGGTCATATG tccTGTATGGTTGAAAACGAAGCCGAAGACGACGCCGAAGGATCCGAAGAAACGGTCACCTTCTTATATAAATTTGCCCAAGGCGCTTGTCCTAAATCGTACGGATTCAATGCAGCTAGATTAGCCGGAATGCCGAAACATATTACTCAGGTCGGATCTCGTCGAGCTAAACAGCTCGAAAACGAAGTTCATAAGCGTCGTAGCTTCAAGAAATTATTCCAGTCGGAATTGGATTCTGTGCAAGAGCTAATTGCTGCTTTATAA
- the LOC135847497 gene encoding uncharacterized protein LOC135847497 has protein sequence MKCLIILLICVPFQFALITYRKPAETYVLSLIHSLNKNLIPLKDYFFRMIKENFESDVEDTDEDESIGLNDNLNSEIVTVRSKRPSLVQYRVGHVVVNIRLKFVGIIIGWRFKEGQEPVYEVLTDHPSVSEYKTTSLQKELIRLEFIQIYHGEAMKYFEYFDHNKSQYVPKPWLRIVYPLD, from the exons ATGAAGTGTTTAATTATATTATTAATTTGCGTACCATTTCAATTTGCTTTAATCACGTATCGAAAACCGGCCGAAACATATGTGCTTAGCTTGATTCATTCGTTGAATAAAAATCTCATCCCGTTGAAAG attattTCTTTCGCATgattaaagaaaattttgaaagtgatgTTGAAGATACTGATGAAGATGAAAGTATAGGATTAAATGACAATCTCAATTCTGAAATCGTCACAGTCAGGAGTAAAAGACCATCGCTTGTTCAGTATCGAGTCGGACATGTTGTTGTCAACATTCGGTTGAAATTCGTTGGTATAATCATTGGATGGCGATTCAAAGAG GGCCAAGAACCAGTGTATGAAGTATTAACTGATCATCCTAGCGTTTCTGAGTATAAAACAACCTCATTACAAAAAGAGTTAATTCGATTGGAATTTATCCAG atTTATCATGGTGAAgcaatgaaatattttgaatattttgatcacAATAAATCGCAGTATGTTCCCAAGCCATGGTTGAGAATTGTTTATCCGCTGGATTAG